In Nocardia sp. NBC_00403, one DNA window encodes the following:
- the trxA gene encoding thioredoxin, with product MMSSTHTTADIAAVTDESFVRDVLEHNRPVLVDFWAAWCPPCRMIAPVLAQIADERAGSLTIRAIDTDANPAVMRDYQVMSLPTLILFRGGRPVTTLVGARSKARLLAEIDAALGA from the coding sequence ATGATGTCGTCCACCCACACCACCGCCGACATCGCCGCCGTCACCGACGAAAGCTTCGTGCGCGATGTCCTCGAGCACAACAGACCCGTTCTGGTGGACTTCTGGGCGGCATGGTGCCCACCGTGCCGGATGATCGCCCCGGTACTCGCGCAGATCGCCGACGAGCGCGCCGGCTCGCTCACGATTCGCGCCATCGACACCGACGCGAACCCGGCCGTGATGCGCGACTACCAGGTGATGTCGCTGCCGACACTGATCCTGTTCCGCGGCGGTCGGCCGGTCACCACGCTGGTCGGTGCGCGCTCGAAAGCCCGGCTGCTCGCGGAGATCGATGCCGCCCTCGGTGCCTGA
- a CDS encoding EamA family transporter produces MKTEGWHVVAIDLERSPKSAWPLPAVRAMAQRGLGGVPPTALVLAGIVSVQIGAALAKQLFTATGAAGAVSLRLFFAGIVLLIFWRSALRIDRRALPVVLGYGAVLALMNLSFYESIDRIPLGMAVTIEFLGPLAVALAGSRRWIDPLWALLAGAGVVLLTRAAGPVMWSGVLLALAAAVCWAGYILLSAALGERTSGGGGLALAMAFGGLLMAPVGIADAGAALLEPSVLAAGFGVAMLSSVLPYSAELEALRRIPARVFGVLMSLEPAAAALAGLVVLGQIMNLAQWAGVTCVVAASIGATRMSKRG; encoded by the coding sequence ATGAAAACGGAGGGATGGCACGTGGTGGCGATCGATCTCGAACGGAGTCCGAAATCGGCGTGGCCGCTGCCTGCCGTGCGGGCGATGGCGCAACGTGGGCTCGGGGGCGTCCCGCCGACCGCCCTCGTGCTTGCCGGGATCGTCAGCGTGCAGATCGGCGCGGCGCTGGCCAAGCAGCTGTTCACCGCAACCGGTGCTGCGGGCGCGGTCAGCCTGCGGCTGTTCTTCGCCGGGATCGTGCTGCTGATCTTCTGGCGGTCGGCACTGCGCATCGATCGGCGCGCGCTGCCCGTCGTGCTCGGCTACGGCGCCGTGCTCGCATTGATGAATCTGTCCTTCTACGAGTCGATCGACCGCATTCCGCTCGGCATGGCGGTGACGATCGAATTCCTCGGGCCGCTCGCGGTCGCGCTCGCGGGCTCGCGCCGCTGGATCGACCCACTGTGGGCCTTGTTGGCCGGGGCGGGAGTTGTGCTGTTGACCCGGGCCGCAGGGCCGGTGATGTGGTCGGGAGTGCTGCTCGCGTTGGCCGCGGCGGTGTGCTGGGCGGGGTACATTCTGCTCAGCGCCGCGCTCGGAGAGCGGACCAGCGGTGGCGGCGGTCTTGCATTGGCGATGGCGTTCGGCGGTTTGTTGATGGCGCCTGTCGGCATCGCGGATGCCGGTGCCGCGCTGCTCGAACCTTCCGTGCTCGCAGCGGGATTCGGGGTGGCGATGCTGTCGTCGGTCTTGCCCTACTCGGCGGAACTCGAAGCGCTGCGGCGTATTCCGGCTCGGGTGTTCGGCGTGCTGATGAGTCTGGAACCCGCCGCGGCCGCCTTGGCCGGTCTCGTCGTCCTCGGCCAGATCATGAATCTTGCGCAGTGGGCGGGTGTTACATGTGTGGTCGCCGCATCGATCGGGGCCACCCGAATGTCGAAGAGGGGCTAG
- the gcl gene encoding glyoxylate carboligase has protein sequence MARMRTVDAAVLILEKEGATQAFGLPGAAINPFYSAMKAHGGIRHVLARHVEAASHMAEGYTRAVPGNIGVCIGTSGPAGTDMITGLYSASADSIPILCITGQAPVAKLHKEDFQAVDIASIAAPVSKWAVTVLEPAQVPGTFQKAFHLMRDGRPGPVLIDLPIDVQLAEIEFDIEMYTPLEVHRPAATRAQAEKAIRMLNAAQRPLIVAGGGIVNADAAELLVEFAELTGVPVVPTLMGWGTIPDDHALHAGMVGLQTSHRYGNATLLESDFVLGIGNRWANRHTGGVETYTQGRTFVHVDIEPTQIGRVFAPDFGITSDAGAALAVFVAVARELAAAGELADRGDWAGQVRARKQLGQRKTHFDNVPIKPQRVYEEMNRAFGPDIRYVSTIGLSQIQAAQLLHVYRPRHWINAGQAGPLGWTVPAALGVATADPEATVVALSGDYDFQFLIEELAVGAQFNIPYIHVLVNNSYLGLIRQAQRNFSMDYYVQLDFENINSPELNGYGVDHVKVVEGLGCKAIRVNDPASIGPALEDAKKLMAEFRVPVVVEVILERVTNVSMGLEIDNINEFEELASSAADAPTATAPIQEPEPVGGGN, from the coding sequence ATGGCACGCATGCGCACCGTCGATGCGGCTGTTCTGATTCTGGAAAAGGAGGGGGCGACACAGGCTTTCGGGCTGCCCGGCGCCGCGATCAACCCCTTCTACAGTGCGATGAAAGCGCACGGCGGGATTCGGCACGTCCTTGCCCGCCACGTGGAGGCCGCATCGCACATGGCCGAGGGTTACACCCGCGCCGTGCCGGGCAATATCGGCGTCTGCATCGGCACCTCGGGCCCGGCGGGCACGGACATGATCACCGGGTTGTATTCGGCGAGTGCGGATTCCATTCCGATCCTGTGCATCACCGGGCAGGCTCCGGTGGCCAAGCTGCACAAGGAGGACTTCCAGGCGGTCGACATCGCCTCGATCGCCGCACCCGTCAGCAAGTGGGCGGTCACCGTTCTCGAACCGGCGCAGGTGCCCGGCACGTTCCAGAAGGCATTCCACCTCATGCGCGACGGTAGGCCGGGGCCGGTCCTCATCGACCTGCCGATCGATGTGCAGCTCGCCGAAATCGAGTTCGACATCGAGATGTACACGCCGCTGGAGGTGCATCGCCCGGCCGCGACGCGGGCACAGGCCGAGAAGGCCATCCGCATGTTGAACGCGGCGCAGCGGCCGCTGATCGTCGCGGGTGGCGGCATCGTCAATGCCGACGCCGCCGAGTTGCTCGTCGAATTCGCCGAGCTGACAGGTGTTCCGGTGGTGCCGACCCTGATGGGTTGGGGCACTATCCCCGACGATCACGCCCTGCACGCGGGGATGGTCGGTCTGCAAACCTCGCATCGCTACGGTAATGCGACCCTGTTGGAATCGGACTTCGTCCTCGGCATCGGGAACCGGTGGGCCAACCGGCACACTGGTGGCGTCGAAACCTATACCCAGGGACGCACTTTCGTGCACGTCGACATCGAGCCGACCCAGATCGGGCGGGTGTTCGCGCCCGACTTCGGTATCACCTCCGACGCGGGCGCCGCGCTCGCGGTGTTCGTGGCGGTCGCCCGCGAGCTGGCGGCGGCAGGGGAACTGGCCGACCGCGGTGATTGGGCGGGCCAGGTGCGGGCGCGCAAACAGTTGGGGCAGCGCAAGACGCACTTCGACAATGTCCCGATCAAACCGCAGCGGGTCTACGAGGAGATGAACCGGGCGTTCGGACCCGACATCCGCTACGTCAGCACTATCGGTCTGTCGCAGATCCAGGCGGCGCAACTGCTGCACGTGTACCGGCCGCGGCATTGGATCAATGCCGGTCAGGCCGGGCCGCTGGGCTGGACGGTGCCCGCGGCGCTCGGTGTCGCGACCGCCGACCCCGAGGCCACCGTGGTCGCGCTGTCGGGGGACTACGACTTCCAGTTCCTCATCGAGGAATTGGCCGTCGGTGCACAGTTCAACATCCCCTACATCCATGTGCTGGTGAACAACTCGTATCTGGGCCTGATCCGCCAGGCGCAGCGGAACTTCTCGATGGACTACTATGTCCAGCTCGACTTCGAGAACATCAACAGTCCGGAGCTGAACGGCTATGGCGTCGACCACGTCAAGGTGGTGGAAGGCTTGGGCTGCAAGGCGATCCGCGTCAACGACCCCGCGTCGATCGGACCCGCGCTGGAAGACGCGAAGAAGCTGATGGCCGAATTCCGGGTGCCGGTGGTCGTCGAGGTCATTCTCGAGCGTGTGACGAATGTGTCGATGGGACTGGAGATCGACAACATCAACGAGTTCGAGGAGCTGGCAAGCTCTGCCGCGGACGCGCCGACCGCGACCGCCCCGATCCAGGAACCGGAACCCGTCGGAGGCGGCAATTGA
- a CDS encoding NAD(P)-dependent oxidoreductase yields MSKIGFVGLGIMGSPMAGHLVAAGHDVTGYDVGPTGLDKLKAAGGAAAASAAEAVRDKDIVITMLPQDEHVEQVFGDVLEHANPGTLYIDFSTITPRTARWTAEEGKKKGLRVLDAPVSGGETGAVNAALSIMVGGAEADFEAARPIFGAVGKTVALVGGNGAGQCVKAANQLVVGGTYALVAEAIMLMENLGADAAKGLDVLAGGLAGSKILELKRESMLARSFVPGFRIDLHHKDMGIILQAARQAEVSIPMGALTAQLIAAARAMGYGSLDHSALLLVADALSGRTETDGAS; encoded by the coding sequence ATGAGCAAGATCGGATTTGTCGGACTCGGGATCATGGGCAGCCCGATGGCGGGCCACCTCGTCGCGGCCGGGCACGACGTCACTGGTTACGACGTCGGCCCGACCGGGCTCGACAAGCTGAAGGCGGCGGGTGGCGCGGCCGCGGCCAGCGCCGCGGAAGCGGTGCGCGACAAGGACATCGTCATCACGATGCTGCCCCAGGACGAGCACGTCGAGCAGGTCTTCGGTGATGTCCTCGAGCACGCGAACCCCGGGACGCTGTACATCGACTTCTCTACGATCACTCCGCGGACGGCCCGGTGGACCGCGGAAGAGGGCAAGAAGAAGGGCCTGCGTGTCCTCGACGCCCCGGTGAGTGGAGGGGAGACCGGGGCGGTCAATGCCGCTCTGTCGATCATGGTCGGCGGTGCGGAGGCCGACTTCGAGGCCGCCCGGCCGATTTTCGGCGCGGTCGGCAAGACCGTCGCGTTGGTCGGCGGCAATGGTGCGGGGCAGTGCGTCAAGGCGGCCAATCAGCTGGTCGTCGGCGGTACGTATGCCCTGGTCGCCGAGGCGATCATGCTGATGGAGAACCTGGGCGCGGACGCGGCGAAGGGCCTCGACGTGCTGGCCGGCGGCCTTGCGGGCAGCAAGATCCTCGAGCTCAAGCGCGAGTCCATGCTGGCGCGCAGTTTCGTGCCGGGATTTCGCATCGACCTGCACCACAAGGACATGGGCATCATCCTGCAGGCCGCTCGTCAGGCCGAGGTGTCGATCCCGATGGGTGCGCTGACCGCGCAGTTGATCGCCGCGGCGCGGGCCATGGGCTACGGCTCGCTGGACCATTCGGCGCTACTGCTCGTCGCGGACGCGCTGTCCGGGCGGACCGAGACAGACGGGGCGAGCTGA
- a CDS encoding glycosyltransferase 87 family protein: MSSMTTRDEPRTPNRRFGRLVWLVPPLLAGFAALCLMVPLWPFQRITGGFIDLQVYRLGIEALRDGADMYGQLPQTTIGIGLPFIYPPFAAVVLSPFALLPWDAAAFTFFLTSTVALAVTLYLVARRRWPEESGRRQALLAASCAAPLAMLLEPIRSTLDFGQVNLLLMVLVAADCLTEKPKWRRGMLIGIAAAVKLTPAAFVLYFLVRRDYRAAATAAITGAVATALSFAVLPHESVQYWFGGLGNVSGLSGSSFHTNQSIQAVLARFGVEKPLFTLLWLVLSAALLALVVVAMRRAAAAPALALAINAVFTLLVSPISWSHHWVWVAPALLAMVGYATRLPVRQAIGWYVAITVTAAAFVYGPQNWMPGDKQRELSWTPWQHLVGNTYVWLSVLLVVVFVVTSKRSPAISPVRPAADDAAPEPAALTGSQPTA; encoded by the coding sequence ATGAGCAGCATGACCACCCGAGACGAACCGAGGACACCGAACCGTCGATTCGGGCGCTTGGTGTGGCTGGTGCCGCCGCTATTGGCGGGATTCGCCGCACTGTGTCTGATGGTGCCGCTGTGGCCCTTCCAGCGAATCACCGGTGGTTTCATCGATCTGCAGGTGTATCGGCTCGGGATCGAGGCGCTGCGTGACGGCGCGGATATGTACGGACAACTGCCGCAGACCACCATCGGTATCGGCCTGCCGTTCATCTATCCGCCGTTCGCCGCGGTGGTGTTGAGCCCGTTCGCACTGCTCCCATGGGATGCCGCGGCCTTCACCTTTTTCCTCACCTCCACCGTCGCGCTGGCGGTCACGTTGTATCTGGTCGCACGGCGGCGCTGGCCGGAGGAGTCCGGGCGCAGGCAGGCACTGCTGGCCGCCTCCTGCGCGGCGCCACTGGCCATGCTGCTGGAGCCGATTCGCTCGACGCTGGACTTCGGTCAGGTCAACCTGCTGCTGATGGTCCTCGTCGCCGCCGACTGCCTGACGGAGAAGCCGAAGTGGCGTCGCGGCATGCTGATCGGCATCGCCGCGGCGGTCAAGCTGACTCCCGCGGCGTTCGTGCTGTACTTCCTGGTTCGCCGTGACTATCGCGCAGCGGCGACCGCCGCGATCACCGGCGCCGTTGCGACCGCGCTCAGCTTCGCGGTGCTGCCGCACGAATCCGTCCAGTACTGGTTCGGCGGGCTCGGCAACGTTTCCGGGCTCAGTGGCTCGTCGTTTCACACCAACCAGTCGATCCAGGCCGTGCTCGCCAGGTTCGGCGTGGAGAAGCCGCTGTTCACCCTGCTGTGGCTGGTGCTGAGCGCCGCTTTGCTAGCGCTGGTCGTCGTCGCTATGCGGCGCGCGGCCGCGGCGCCCGCGCTGGCGTTGGCGATCAACGCGGTCTTCACGTTGCTGGTGTCGCCGATCTCGTGGTCGCATCACTGGGTGTGGGTGGCACCGGCGCTGCTCGCGATGGTCGGGTACGCGACCCGGTTGCCGGTGCGGCAGGCGATCGGCTGGTATGTCGCGATCACCGTCACCGCAGCGGCGTTCGTCTACGGGCCACAGAACTGGATGCCCGGCGACAAACAACGCGAATTGTCGTGGACACCGTGGCAGCACCTGGTCGGGAACACTTATGTCTGGCTCAGTGTCCTGCTCGTCGTGGTGTTCGTCGTCACGAGCAAGCGTTCGCCCGCCATCTCGCCGGTGCGTCCGGCTGCCGACGATGCTGCACCGGAACCCGCGGCTCTCACCGGCTCGCAACCGACGGCCTGA
- a CDS encoding plasmid stabilization protein translates to MPKEWSTKDERQYQHIKDSAKDRGASTDRAEEIAARTVNKNRAQSGRTKTASRSSTNDMSPQRRGGLRSGTKGPKGPTRDQLYNEARQRNIEGRSKMTKSQLASALGK, encoded by the coding sequence ATGCCGAAGGAATGGAGCACGAAGGACGAGCGGCAGTACCAGCACATCAAGGACTCCGCGAAAGACCGGGGCGCGAGCACGGATCGGGCCGAAGAGATCGCGGCCCGCACCGTCAACAAGAACCGCGCCCAATCCGGCAGGACCAAGACGGCGAGTCGGTCCTCGACAAACGATATGTCGCCGCAGCGCCGTGGTGGCCTCCGATCCGGGACCAAGGGACCGAAGGGGCCCACCCGCGATCAGCTCTACAACGAGGCCAGGCAGCGCAATATCGAGGGCCGCTCGAAGATGACGAAGAGTCAGCTGGCCAGCGCGCTG
- the allB gene encoding allantoinase AllB, which produces MHDLVIRSRRVALPDGIRPAAIAVQDGRIAALSDYDTVLPATTITDLADLVVLPGLVDSHVHVNEPGRTEWEGFATATKAAAAGGVTTIVDMPLNSLPPTVTVADLATKRAAADGQCYVDVAFWGGAIPGNLDSLRPLHEAGVVGFKCFLSPSGVEEFPPLTLDEIEKVMRELASFDGLLIVHAEDPVRLGEPVDGSYRAFLNSRPGAAESSAVQQIIALAEATGTRTHILHVSSADCLAPLAAAQARGGRISAETCPHYLTLSAAEAYTTAFKCCPPIRDAANQDALWQGLTDGVLSCVVSDHSPCPPAMKEGDFASAWGGISSLQIGLPAVWTAARARGFGLTDVVRWMAAAPAELAGLRRKGRIEVGCDADLVAFDPAASFTVEPIALAHKNPITPYGGRELFGVVHSTWLGGRVAWHGHPPAGRHLVTDNR; this is translated from the coding sequence ATGCATGATCTGGTCATCCGATCCCGGCGCGTCGCACTGCCGGACGGGATTCGGCCGGCCGCAATAGCCGTGCAGGACGGGCGAATTGCGGCGCTGAGCGACTACGACACGGTGCTGCCCGCGACCACGATCACCGATCTCGCCGACCTGGTCGTGCTGCCGGGACTTGTCGACTCGCACGTCCACGTCAACGAGCCGGGGCGCACCGAGTGGGAGGGTTTCGCCACCGCGACCAAGGCTGCGGCGGCCGGCGGGGTGACCACGATCGTCGACATGCCGCTGAATTCGCTACCGCCGACGGTCACCGTTGCCGACCTGGCCACCAAGCGGGCGGCGGCGGACGGACAGTGCTATGTGGACGTGGCCTTCTGGGGCGGTGCGATTCCCGGCAACCTGGACTCGCTGCGACCGCTGCACGAGGCGGGCGTCGTCGGTTTCAAGTGCTTCCTGTCGCCGTCCGGGGTCGAGGAGTTCCCGCCGCTGACACTCGACGAGATCGAGAAGGTGATGCGGGAGCTGGCGTCCTTCGACGGGCTGCTCATTGTGCACGCCGAAGACCCCGTGCGGTTGGGCGAACCGGTCGACGGCTCCTACCGTGCGTTCCTGAATTCTCGACCGGGGGCGGCCGAAAGCTCTGCGGTGCAACAGATCATCGCGCTCGCGGAGGCAACAGGCACCCGGACCCACATCCTGCACGTCTCGTCGGCAGACTGCCTGGCACCGCTCGCCGCCGCACAGGCGCGCGGCGGGCGCATCAGTGCGGAGACCTGTCCGCACTATCTCACGTTGTCGGCCGCGGAGGCATACACGACGGCGTTCAAATGCTGTCCGCCCATTCGGGACGCCGCCAACCAGGACGCGTTGTGGCAGGGGCTGACCGACGGTGTGCTGTCGTGCGTGGTCTCCGACCATTCGCCGTGCCCGCCCGCCATGAAGGAGGGCGACTTTGCCAGCGCATGGGGTGGCATCTCGTCGCTGCAGATCGGGCTGCCCGCGGTCTGGACCGCCGCGCGGGCACGGGGATTCGGGCTGACCGACGTCGTGCGCTGGATGGCGGCCGCGCCCGCAGAGCTGGCCGGGCTACGCCGCAAGGGGCGGATCGAGGTCGGCTGCGATGCCGATCTCGTCGCCTTCGATCCCGCGGCGTCGTTCACCGTGGAGCCGATCGCTCTAGCGCACAAGAACCCGATCACGCCCTACGGCGGCCGCGAGCTGTTCGGTGTTGTCCATTCCACCTGGCTCGGCGGCCGTGTCGCGTGGCACGGCCACCCGCCTGCGGGTCGCCATTTGGTGACCGACAACCGTTGA
- a CDS encoding SRPBCC family protein: MAVLNIHTRRLPVSESEVGALIDGIASDGDRLWPRDKWPAVRFDRPLAFGAVGGHGPVHYIVEAYEPGRWIRFRFTAPRGFHGFHEYSVRRAGDGAILLSHVLAIKLRGRARLSWPLFYRWMHDALLEDSLDCAERALTGAIRTPAEWSRYVVLLRDVGERARKRKASRQAVAAVTGGALRNVEPARDRLAQ, translated from the coding sequence ATGGCGGTACTCAATATCCACACGCGGCGACTGCCGGTGTCGGAGTCCGAGGTTGGGGCGCTGATCGACGGCATCGCGAGCGATGGCGACCGTTTGTGGCCGCGGGACAAGTGGCCCGCGGTGCGGTTCGACCGCCCGTTGGCATTCGGGGCTGTCGGCGGGCACGGCCCTGTTCACTACATCGTCGAGGCCTATGAGCCGGGTCGTTGGATTCGGTTCCGCTTCACCGCGCCTCGGGGGTTCCATGGGTTTCACGAGTATTCGGTGCGGCGCGCCGGCGACGGCGCCATCCTGCTCAGTCATGTGCTTGCGATCAAGTTACGTGGCCGCGCACGGTTGTCGTGGCCGCTGTTCTATCGCTGGATGCACGACGCGTTGCTGGAAGACAGCCTCGACTGCGCGGAACGTGCATTGACCGGGGCGATTCGGACTCCCGCCGAGTGGAGTCGATACGTCGTGCTACTGCGTGATGTCGGTGAGCGGGCGCGCAAGCGGAAGGCGAGTCGACAGGCGGTGGCGGCTGTGACCGGCGGTGCCTTGCGCAATGTAGAACCAGCCCGTGACCGGCTCGCGCAGTAA
- a CDS encoding MerR family transcriptional regulator encodes MRIGELARRAGTTTRALRFYESQGLLDARRSANGYREYDEADFRLVDEIRTLQAVGLSLDDTKPFVECLRAGHETGDSCADSIEVYQRKLAEVEECIARLDAVRAGLQDKLTRALDRPAHSCCGADTIETNEIAEA; translated from the coding sequence ATGCGAATTGGTGAACTCGCCCGGCGAGCCGGAACAACAACGCGGGCGCTGCGCTTCTATGAGTCACAGGGGCTGCTCGATGCGCGGCGCTCGGCCAACGGGTATCGCGAGTACGACGAAGCGGACTTTCGTCTGGTCGATGAGATCAGGACCCTACAGGCCGTCGGCTTGAGCCTCGATGACACCAAGCCGTTCGTCGAGTGCCTGCGCGCCGGTCACGAGACCGGGGATTCCTGCGCCGACTCGATCGAGGTCTATCAGCGCAAACTCGCCGAGGTCGAGGAATGCATCGCTCGGCTCGACGCGGTGCGAGCAGGGTTGCAGGACAAGCTGACCCGCGCACTGGACCGGCCTGCGCATTCGTGCTGCGGAGCAGACACCATCGAGACCAACGAAATCGCGGAGGCATGA
- the alc gene encoding allantoicase produces the protein MSDFTSLPDLALRSNRASVIAASDESFEERENLINPWEPRFQEHTFGPKGQEYDGWETRRHRGPGDDWAIIRLGMSGVIRGVVVDTAWFKGNYPPHISVAACRAPDYPSVARLSSAEWVDIVPRSAIGGDAKHEFPVSDERIFTHVRLTMYPDGGVARLRVHGAVVPDPALLTGLTVDLAALANGARAVACSNMFYSAPDNMLAPGLARNQAEGWETARRRDGGNDWATIRLAAQGFPELIELDTTNLLFNAPGSARLLGIDHHGDEPLPEPADPAWFELLPETPLQPDTPHRFRLPRAPRRPATHVRVDIYPDGGIARLGVLGTLTPAAERKLSSRWLSSAE, from the coding sequence ATGTCAGACTTCACCAGCCTGCCCGACCTGGCGCTGCGCAGCAATCGCGCGAGCGTGATCGCCGCGAGCGACGAATCTTTCGAAGAGCGCGAGAATCTCATCAACCCGTGGGAGCCGCGCTTCCAGGAGCACACGTTCGGTCCCAAGGGGCAGGAGTACGACGGCTGGGAAACCCGCAGGCACCGCGGCCCCGGCGACGACTGGGCCATCATCCGCCTCGGTATGTCCGGTGTGATCCGCGGCGTCGTCGTGGACACGGCCTGGTTCAAAGGCAACTACCCGCCACATATTTCGGTCGCGGCGTGCCGGGCGCCGGACTACCCCTCGGTGGCGCGGCTGAGTAGCGCGGAATGGGTGGACATCGTGCCGCGCAGCGCTATCGGCGGCGATGCGAAGCACGAGTTCCCGGTGTCGGACGAACGCATCTTCACCCACGTCCGCCTGACTATGTACCCGGACGGTGGCGTGGCCCGCCTGCGCGTGCACGGTGCGGTGGTCCCGGATCCGGCCCTGCTCACCGGTCTCACCGTGGACCTCGCGGCGCTGGCCAACGGGGCACGCGCGGTGGCGTGCTCCAATATGTTCTATTCCGCCCCGGACAACATGCTCGCCCCCGGTCTGGCGCGCAACCAAGCGGAGGGGTGGGAGACCGCGCGGCGTCGGGACGGCGGAAACGACTGGGCGACAATCCGTCTCGCCGCCCAGGGCTTTCCGGAGTTGATCGAGCTGGACACCACGAACCTGCTGTTCAACGCCCCTGGCTCGGCCCGCCTGCTCGGTATCGATCACCACGGCGACGAACCGTTACCCGAGCCGGCCGACCCGGCCTGGTTCGAGCTGCTGCCCGAAACACCCCTGCAGCCCGACACCCCGCATCGATTCCGGTTGCCGCGTGCTCCGCGCAGGCCCGCCACCCATGTGCGCGTCGACATTTACCCGGACGGCGGCATCGCCCGCCTCGGCGTCCTCGGCACCCTCACCCCGGCCGCGGAGCGAAAGCTGAGCTCTCGCTGGCTTTCATCCGCCGAGTAA
- a CDS encoding glycerate kinase, producing MSRPGAARKLWRDGHCVIAPDKFKGSLTAPQVAAHLAAGLRQVRPDIPVLTMPVADGGDGTVDAVVESGFSRFQTTVTGPLGDRVVASFAIRDHTAVIELAEASGLRRLRGRPDATVALTASSLGTGELIKAAVERGAGRVVLGLGGSACTDGGVGMLTALGVRFLDEHGHPLAPGGGSLRRLARIDAGAMIRVPVTVACDVDNPLLGVRGAANVYARQKGAESADVDELERGLAHFASIVRRDLHVDVVDRPGAGAAGGVGFAALAFLGAQVRPGIELILEQLGFAEQVEGARLVITGEGSLDRQTLHGKAPVGVARAAAAAGAPVIAVAGQRALTDEQLRRAHIEQAYALTDIEPDPEVCMAKAGPLLEALARNIAENWLGDKAISNEAGAHA from the coding sequence TTGAGTCGGCCGGGTGCGGCCAGGAAATTGTGGCGGGACGGGCATTGTGTCATCGCGCCCGACAAGTTCAAAGGGTCGCTGACGGCCCCCCAGGTCGCCGCGCACCTGGCGGCGGGGCTTCGGCAGGTCCGGCCGGACATCCCGGTGCTGACCATGCCGGTGGCCGACGGTGGAGACGGCACCGTCGACGCCGTGGTGGAGTCGGGTTTCTCGCGGTTCCAGACGACCGTCACGGGGCCGCTGGGGGATCGGGTCGTCGCGTCGTTCGCGATCCGCGATCACACCGCCGTCATCGAGCTCGCCGAGGCATCGGGGTTGCGCAGGCTGCGGGGCAGGCCCGATGCCACGGTGGCACTGACCGCGAGCAGTCTGGGCACCGGTGAGCTGATCAAGGCGGCCGTCGAACGCGGTGCCGGACGGGTCGTCCTCGGCCTCGGCGGTAGTGCGTGCACGGACGGGGGCGTCGGCATGCTGACCGCGCTCGGTGTCCGCTTTCTCGACGAGCACGGACACCCGCTGGCACCGGGCGGCGGGTCGCTGCGCAGGCTGGCGCGCATCGACGCCGGCGCCATGATCAGGGTTCCGGTGACCGTCGCCTGCGACGTCGACAACCCGCTGCTCGGGGTGCGCGGCGCGGCGAACGTCTACGCGCGGCAGAAGGGCGCCGAGAGCGCCGATGTCGACGAACTCGAAAGGGGCCTGGCCCATTTCGCGTCGATCGTGCGTCGCGATCTGCACGTCGACGTCGTCGACCGGCCGGGCGCGGGGGCCGCGGGTGGGGTCGGCTTTGCCGCTCTCGCCTTTCTCGGTGCGCAGGTTCGGCCGGGCATCGAGCTGATCCTCGAGCAGCTCGGATTCGCCGAACAGGTCGAAGGCGCTCGGCTGGTGATCACCGGTGAGGGTTCACTGGATCGGCAGACGCTGCACGGCAAGGCGCCGGTCGGGGTGGCACGGGCAGCGGCGGCCGCCGGTGCTCCGGTCATCGCGGTCGCGGGGCAGCGGGCGCTGACCGACGAGCAGTTGCGGCGCGCCCACATCGAGCAGGCATACGCGCTGACCGACATCGAGCCGGATCCCGAGGTCTGCATGGCGAAGGCCGGACCGCTACTGGAAGCACTCGCTCGCAACATCGCCGAGAACTGGCTGGGCGACAAGGCAATCAGCAACGAGGCAGGCGCTCATGCATGA